The DNA sequence TCCCCGATCGCCCCGGCCTGGGTGTCGAGCTGGACGAGGAGAAACTGCGCCGCTATCGGGTGGCCTAGGGTGTCAAGTTCGGACTAGGTGTTTGCACTTTGCGACTCCCCCCGAGCCCTGAATGCCATGGCCGGGGTTCGACCCTTGAGGCGATAGCCCAGATGGGGCCGCTCCCGGTTGTAGAAGCGCAGGTACGCCTGCAGGTCCCGCTCCAACTGTCCCAGGCTGGTGTAGTAGGTGCGCCGGAAGGCCACCCGCCACAGCTCGCTGAGGATGGTGCCCTGCAAGCGCTCGACGAACCCATTCGTCCAGGCATGGCGCGGCTTGGTCCGTCGGTGCTCGATGCCCAGCGCCCGACAGGCCGCGGTGAAGGCCGTCTGAAACTCCGGCCCGCCATCGGTGAGTACAGCCCGGAGGCGGTGTCCAGCGCGCTGGTAGATCGGCACCACGTGGGTCCGCAAGAAGTGCACGGTCGCCTGCGCGGTGACCCGCGGGACAACGGTAGCGATCGCGTACGAGCAGGCCGCGTCGCAGGCGGTGAGCTGCCAGACTCTGCCTACGCCTTTGAGCTTGCCAATGTAGAAGGCATCGAGGCAGACCAGATCCCCCGGCCGCTGGGCCTCCACGTGCGGCGGGCGCAGGTGCTTGCGGGTCCGCTCCGTGAGCAGCCCGACGGTGCTCGCGCTGTGCGCCTCCAGCATGGTGAGCCGCTCCCAGCGGGTGCGCAGCCCATGCCGACAGA is a window from the Armatimonadota bacterium genome containing:
- a CDS encoding integrase core domain-containing protein — its product is CRHGLRTRWERLTMLEAHSASTVGLLTERTRKHLRPPHVEAQRPGDLVCLDAFYIGKLKGVGRVWQLTACDAACSYAIATVVPRVTAQATVHFLRTHVVPIYQRAGHRLRAVLTDGGPEFQTAFTAACRALGIEHRRTKPRHAWTNGFVERLQGTILSELWRVAFRRTYYTSLGQLERDLQAYLRFYNRERPHLGYRLKGRTPAMAFRARGESQSANT